One Candidatus Nitrotoga arctica genomic window, AAGCCATGACGACAACATGGATGTAGATTTGCGCATTTCCCCCCCTTATTTCTTGAATTCTTCAATTTAATCTTCCCTTAACAACTTTACAAGTTGCTGGTCTTTCAACCACTATGTAAAGACACACCATGTTTTCGAAAGACATCCAAAAACAATATTTTCGCCATCCACAGTATTATTTAGCCTTGTTTCATTAAGAATTCTTCTTAAACAAGATCGCGGCCATACCAAAAATAAATCCAAAAATACACACATACATCAAAAGAACTTGGCCGGTAGTCACATTCTCAAACATAACTTCTCCTCCTCTCCAATACTGCTTTGGTTAAAAAACTTATTGTGCTCATGGTCTTTCTAGACTGACGAATTTTATCACTGCCAATTTATATTACGCAAGTTTTTTAGCAATTTGGACTTTCGGGATCGCTTCAGTTTAAAACACATCATTTCTCCAAACTTAATATCACATTAGCAGTTACTGCAGTGTGCATGATCAGCACGGGTACGTTATACTGCGACTCTTGGAAAGCGCCCGTAGCTCAGCTGGATAGAGTATTGGTTTCCGAAGCCAAGGGTCGTGGGTTCGACTCCCGCCGGGCGCACCAGTAATCAAAATTATGACTGGTTTTAACCATTACTTTTTTAGCTTTTAAAGTTTGGCCTGCACGGGAATCTTGAATGACCGTTTTGGGCTGATCCATAGCAGCGCAATATCTGGCAGCCCTCATGACGCAGCTGCTAGTGCAAGACATGCACACCCGCAATCAACAAGTAGGCAAAGTTATCGAAGAAAGATAGGGCGAAATCCGGTTGGATTTAAAATCGCACTTTAAAATCTGCTTGATCAAATTCCCGCCTATCCACATACACAATAATTCTATTGGTTATGATCATGTGTAATAGCAATATCGATCAACAATGTTTTCACGATTCTGCTGCTATGAAAAATCCGTTTATCGGATAGCTGAAGCCCATGATGCCTCTCAAAAATCAATTAAAACACCGACTAAACTTAATAAGCCGCGATCTATTTGTGCAGCACATCAGCAATGTTATGAACAACCTAACATAAATATAACTATAGAATGGAGCCATAACATACCCAATCGACCCTGAGATCATTCGTAAAGCGACTGAATCCATACCATTTTCAATCCGCTAGCACAGAAACAACACATGCCATACAGCCCCATACCTCCCACCGAATTTGTTGCCTGGTTTCGTTCGGTTGCGCCTTACATCAACGCCTTTCGTGGCCGCACTTTCGTGGTCGCCTTCGGCGGTGAAGTAGTAGCAGATGGTAAATTCGTCGAACTGACCCACGACCTTAATCTACTTTCCAGCTTGGGTGTGCGCCTCGTATTAGTACATGGCGCTCGTCCACAAATCGAACGTCATTTATCGCGCAACAATCTTGAAGACCACTATCACCATGGTATCCGCCTAACCAATTCAGAAGCCATGCAATGCGTAAAAGAAGCGGTGGGTCGCGTGCGAGTAGAAATCGAGGCTTTGCTGTCGATGGGCTTGGCGAATTCACCTATGGCTAACGCCGATATCCGCGTCGCGGGCGGCAACTTCATCACCGCCCAACCGATGGGCGTAATTCATGGCGTGGATTTACTGCATACTGGCAGCGTGCGTAAAATAGACGTTGTAGCGATCAAAAACCGACTTGAGCACAATGAAGTGGTTTTACTTTCACCCCTTGGTTATTCGCCCACCGGCGAGGTGTTCAACCTCACTCTGGAAGAGGTGGCAACGCGTACCGCTATCGCGCTTGACGCAGATAAACTGATTTTTCTAATGGAGATGGACGGCGTGCAAGATAAGCACGGCAATTTACTGCGAGAATTAACCGTCGCCAATGTCAATACCCTCTTGTCCGAAAAAGGCAAGTTGCCAGAAGATGTATCACTGTTCCTGCCGTGCGCGGTGCACGCCTGCGAAGCAGGCGTAGCACGCACGCACCTGATCAGCCGCCATATTGACGGCGCCATTTTACAAGAACTTTTCAGTGATATCGGTATCGGCAGCATGGTGGTGGGAAGCACACTCAACACTTTGCGTGATGCCACAATTAATGATGTAGGCGGCATTTTGCAACTGCTGCAAC contains:
- the argA gene encoding amino-acid N-acetyltransferase — encoded protein: MPYSPIPPTEFVAWFRSVAPYINAFRGRTFVVAFGGEVVADGKFVELTHDLNLLSSLGVRLVLVHGARPQIERHLSRNNLEDHYHHGIRLTNSEAMQCVKEAVGRVRVEIEALLSMGLANSPMANADIRVAGGNFITAQPMGVIHGVDLLHTGSVRKIDVVAIKNRLEHNEVVLLSPLGYSPTGEVFNLTLEEVATRTAIALDADKLIFLMEMDGVQDKHGNLLRELTVANVNTLLSEKGKLPEDVSLFLPCAVHACEAGVARTHLISRHIDGAILQELFSDIGIGSMVVGSTLNTLRDATINDVGGILQLLQPLEAEGILVRRGRERLEREIGHFVVLEHDHRIIGCAALYPFVEERTAELACLAVQTNYRKQGYGDTLLKHILAEAQAQGLHKLFVLTTRTAHWFIERGFKETDVGQLPTQKKMLYNYQRRSKVFLKNL